Proteins co-encoded in one Ananas comosus cultivar F153 linkage group 15, ASM154086v1, whole genome shotgun sequence genomic window:
- the LOC109721193 gene encoding meiosis-specific protein PAIR3, with protein MGEVELQRVLKPTSSDCRSLGSNNYPSVRFPKVSIGIAVEKCPKTFSGTGVLLNVAMPTTSGRDLSQGKTPEENRILGTIKDTEEISTKPKEQNTSPWFSTRSIHYETSGAETVQVVGNQASVVQLGDGVYKKLDTFSFRKRREADGNIEQAEKVTFNTVQEMRIREGDKSREHPIVRTDHKNKALKMKLWEILGAGSQNKQTGNLPDLEETRTLYDNCQREVSPKVVPPDEQNDGKLADLEDTRTLNENNISKGKLPNSDPIETDSSLNQVKMRPVTHSQTRNKVPPAKVLKLQHKTPGGKKPLPSFSSDSKKKQEQKNIFAFDDGGGKLSNVGRTASGTSNSSKWKIENKKAKVEPRRIHFPRKSPSGNRLQYTEREQEQLVPDKASLQNKETGRSPSLPDQFETPKEVNGNTHSLRRVHECSTSHNYVGSPFLKKKTQSRENEVSMAGRNNALHQEKVSNPGVPNYNDIRDDLQSPTFAMNASASPQKSELPDEDFCSPSLPKSLDCSGTGSYASDGNKESSNDTHETHESQEVIPQHFEEEKESGKKPFGTSIEDQMTRSAEGKDYFSNGYSRPEKLFLDSENCKSTPTFLRKQGHSLKNEKASRTNISSPSLVVTSRTEETALLDKASKQFPENSLQRAVYQLALVLERFKTKIKSHTDKKSSEILLAAAEKVQLELQDADSNMEADVEKFVSFGKSKRKRLELKFQEQQEKLKTIHAKFKEEVNQHLVDCRNALEEFEAHQIELKGNAEKLKALHRKLLLNVEEAIEAQLGEAETRVADIRMEARKKMKVLKHVLKEWIMEGES; from the exons ATGGGGGAGGTCGAATTGCAGAGGGTACTGAAG CCCACATCAAGCGACTGTCGGAGTTTGGGCAGCAACAACTATCCATCTGTCCGTTTCCCAAAAGTCTCTATTGGCATCGCAGTTGAAAAATGTCCAAAGACATTCTCTGGAACAGGAGTGTTGCTAAATGTGGCCATGCCAACTACCTCAGGAAGAGACCTCTCTCAGGGAAAAACTCCAGAAGAAAATAGGATACTTGGGACGATTAAAGACACAGAAGAAATATCCACAAAACCTAAAGAACAGAACACTTCGCCATGGTTCTCAACAAGATCTATCCACTATGAAACATCAGGGGCAGAGACAGTTCAGGTTGTCGGGAACCAGGCTTCAGTAGTGCAGTTAGGGGATGGTGTGTACAAGAAATTAGATACCTTTTCTTTCAGGAAGAGAAGGGAAGCAGATGGAAACATTGAACAAGCTGAAAAGGTTACATTTAATACAGTACAGGAAATGCGCATTCGGGAAGGAGATAAAAGCAGAGAACATCCTATAGTAAGGACTGACCACAAAAACAAAGCCCTCAAAATGAAGCTGTGGGAGATACTTGGTGCTGGTTCACAAAACAAGCAAACTGGTAACTTACCTGATCTTGAGGAAACAAGAACATTATATGACAATTGTCAAAGAGAAGTGTCACCAAAAGTTGTTCCACCAGATGAGCAGAACGATGGGAAATTAGCTGATCTTGAGGACACAAGAACATTGAACGAGAATAATATATCAAAAGGTAAATTACCAAACTCAGATCCAATTGAGACTGATTCCAGTCTAAATCAAGTCAAAATGAGACCTGTTACTCATTCCCAGACGCGCAATAAAGTTCCACCTGCAAAAGTACTCAAGCTGCAGCACAAGACTCCAGGTGGAAAAAAGCCATTACCTTCTTTCAGCTCAGACTCTAAGAAGAAACAAGAACAGAAGAACATTTTTGCCTTTGATGATGGAGGAGGGAAACTTAGCAACGTGGGACGAACTGCTAGTGGCACTTCAAACAGTTCTAAATGGAAGATTGAGAATAAGAAGGCTAAAGTTGAACCTCGGAGGATTCATTTTCCAAGAAAATCACCTTCTGGAAACAGATTGCAGTACACTGAAAGAGAGCAAGAACAACTTGTGCCTGATAAAGCATCATTGCAGAACAAGGAAACAGGGCGTTCTCCTTCTTTACCAGACCAATTTGAGACTCCAAAAGAAGTAAATGGTAACACCCATTCACTAAGAAGAGTGCATGAGTGTTCGACCTCTCATAATTATGTTGGTAGTCCATTTCTTAAGAAGAAAACTCAATCACGGGAAAATGAGGTAAGTATGGCAGGGAGAAACAATGCCCTTCACCAGGAAAAGGTTTCTAATCCAGGGGTGCCGAATTATAATGACATTAGAGATGATCTGCAAAGTCCAACTTTTGCAATGAATGCCAGCGCATCTCCACAAAAAAGTGAACTACCGGATGAAGATTTCTGTAGTCCTTCTCTTCCGAAAAGTTTGGACTGTTCTGGAACAGGATCTTATGCTTCAGATGGGAATAAAGAATCATCT AATGATACCCATGAAACTCATGAGTCGCAAGAAGTGATACCTCAACACTttgaggaagaaaaagaatctGGAAAGAAACCATTTGGAACCTCCATAGAAGATCAGATGACTCGAAGCGCTGAAGGAAAGGACTACTTTAGCAACG GATATAGCCGGCCTGAAAAATTGTTTTTAGACTCTGAGAACTGCAAATCTACTCCCACGTTTCTCAGAAAACAGGGGCACAGCCTCAAGAATGAAAAAGCAAGCAGAACAAACATATCTTCACCTTCTCTCGTTGTCACTTCCc GAACAGAAGAAACTGCTCTACTAGATAAAGCTTCAAAACAGTTCCCAGAGAACTCCTTACAAAG GGCTGTTTATCAGCTGGCACTAGTGCTGGAAAGATTTAAGACAAAGATTAAGTCTCATACGGACAAGAAAAGCTCTGAGATACTCTTAGCTGCTGCAGAAAAAGTACAGCTGGAGTTACAGGATGCTGACTCTAATATGGAGGCGGATGT AGAGAAGTTTGTCAGCTTTGGCAAATCCAAGAGGAAGCGCCTAGAATTGAAATTCCAAG AGCAACAAGAGAAACTGAAGACCATACATGCGAAGTTTAAAGAGGAGGTTAATCAACACCTTGTGGACTGCAGGAACGCGCTTGAGGAGTTTGAAGCACATCAGATAGAACTTAAAGGAAATGCAGAGAAGCTAA AGGCATTGCACCGTAAGCTTCTTCTAAATGTTGAGGAAGCAATAGAGGCTCAGCTAGGTGAAGCGGAAACAAGAGTTGCCGATATCCGCATG GAAGCACGGAAAAAGATGAAAGTCTTGAAACACGTGTTGAAGGAATGGATTATGGAAGGAGAAAGTTGA
- the LOC109721838 gene encoding ribonuclease 1-like isoform X2 produces the protein MQWPGSYCDTKQSCCYPTSGKPLADFGIHGLWPNNNDGSYPLNCDSHNPFKSSEIKELIGQMQKHWPTLACPSNDGLKFWGHEWNKHGTCSESVLDQHSYFETALRLQKETNLLEILRESGIRPGGFYRLDEIKEAIKEGLGFAPGIECNRDESGTNQLYQIFLCVDNSGKQIIECPVFPRSKCRDKVEFPVFPSITEEGQSSFE, from the exons ATGCAGTGGCCAGGTTCATATTGTGATACTAAGCAAAGTTGCTGCTATCCAACCAGCGGAAAGCCACTCGCTGATTTCGGAATCCATGGCCTGTGGCCCAACAATAATGATGGATCGTACCCATTGAACTGTGATAGCCATAATCCTTTCAAGTCATCGGAA ATTAAGGAGTTAATCGGTCAAATGCAAAAGCACTGGCCCACCCTAGCATGCCCAAGCAACGATGGCTTAAAATTCTGGGGACATGAATGGAACAAGCATGGAACTTGCTCTGAATCGGTTCTCGATCAGCATTCCTACTTTGAGACTGCTCTCAGGCTTCAAAAAGAGACTAATCTCCTTGAGATTCTGAGAGAATCTG GAATCAGACCAGGTGGCTTTTACAGGCTGGATGAAATCAAGGAAGCAATAAAGGAAGGTCTAGGATTTGCACCAGGCATAGAATGCAATAGGGATGAATCGGGTACCAACCAACTGTATCAGATTTTCCTATGTGTTGATAATTCAGGAAAGCAGATCATTGAATGCCCCGTGTTTCCAAGAAGCAAGTGCCGTGATAAGGTCGAGTTCCCAGTCTTCCCAAGTATCACAGAAGAGGGTCAAAGTTCTTTTGAATGA
- the LOC109721839 gene encoding uncharacterized protein LOC109721839 — protein sequence MALFSSSSLGGSLGFISVEYKRLTIPLFNRICVLSPHQRKASWLFTKIEAKNNTQTESAKVRDRRMRRKFNGTPTKPRLSVFCSNKQLYAMLVDDQNKKTLFYASTSQKSICGEPPCSKMEAAQRVGEELIKACKDLNIFEISSYDRNGFARGERMIAFEIPISQYGFLSR from the exons ATGGCCTTGTTTTCGTCTTCGTCGCTTGGTGGGTCACTTGGGTTTATTTCGGTCGAGTATAAGAGACTAACAATTCCGCTCTTTAATAGGATTTGTGTACTCTCGCCCCACCAACGTA AGGCTTCTTGGTTGTTTACGAAAATTGAGGCAAAAAATAATACTCAAACAGAGAGTGCAAAGGTCAGAGACCGTAGGATGCGAAGGAAG TTTAACGGCACGCCTACAAAGCCAAGGCTCTCTGTCTTCTGTTCGAACAAGCAACTTTACGCCATGCTTGTTGATGATCAAAATAAGAAGACTCTCTTCTATGCCAGCACCTCGCAGAAATCCATTTGTGGCGAACCCCCTTGTAGTAAAATG GAAGCTGCTCAAAGGGTAGGTGAGGAGCTAATCAAGGCATGCAAGGACTTGAACATTTTTGAGATATCATCTTATGACCGTAATGGATTTGCTCGGGGGGAGAGAATGATCGCATTCGAGATTCCAATCTCACAATATGGTTTCTTGTCCCGTTAG
- the LOC109721829 gene encoding ATP-dependent 6-phosphofructokinase 5, chloroplastic-like, with protein sequence MAFASSINCVGSTSPQQCGLRQSGDPHFCRFNRSKVSRHEKRARTGSQAMVVRSVFVSPEIEFSKPDWKKHFQEDFDKRFNLPHLRDILDIEPRPTTFSLKRRGPINNGNGAPINGWNGYVNDDDRALLKVIKFASPNSAGAECIDPDCEWVEQWVHRAGPRQQIYFEPEAVKAGIVTCGGLCPGLNDVIRQIVLTLEKYGVKNIVGIPFGYRGFFEKGLSEILLSRQVVENINLAGGSLLGVSRGGAEISEIVDSIQARGIDMLFVLGGNGTHAGANAIHNECRKRKLKVSVVCVPKTIDNDIQLMDKTFGFDTAVEAAQRAINSAYIEAQSAYHGIGLVKLMGRSSGFIAMHASLASGQTDVCLIPEVPFTLEGPSGVLQHLEHLIKSKGFAVVCVAEGAGQELLQKSNATDASGNVVLSDIGVHLQQQIKRHFKEVGVHADVKYIDPTYMVRAVRANASDAILCTVLGQNAVHGAFAGFSGITTGICNTHYVYLPIPEVIRSPRLVNPNSRMWHRCLTSTGQPDFL encoded by the exons ATGGCTTTTGCATCGTCAATTAATTGTGTTGGTTCTACCAGTCCACAGCAATGTGGGCTGCGTCAGAGTGGGGATCCACATTTCTGTCGCTTTAATCGTTCAAAAGTGAGCAGACATGAGAAGAGGGCTAGAACGGGATCGCAAGCTATGGTTGTTAGATCTGTCTTTGTCAGTCCAGAGATAGAGTTTTCAAAACCAGATTGGAAAAAGCACTTCCAGGAGGATTTCGATAAGCGATTTAATTTGCCTCATTTGAGGGATATTCTTGATATTGAGCCAAGGCCAACTACTTTCTCCTTGAAGAGAAG AGGTCCTATAAACAATGGTAATGGTGCACCAATCAATGGATGGAACGGCTATGTGAATGATGATGACAGGGCCCTTCTAAAG GTTATTAAGTTCGCTTCGCCAAATTCTGCTGGAGCGGAGTGCATTGATCCTGATTGTGAATGGGTTGAGCAATG GGTGCATCGTGCTGGGCCTCGTCAGCAAATATACTTTGAACCTGAGGCTGTAAAAGCTGGTATTGTCACTTGTGGCGGGCTCTGTCCTGGTCTCAATGATGTCATTAGACAG ATTGTGCTCACCCTTGAAAAATATGGCGTTAAAAATATAGTAGGAATTCCATTTGGTTATCGTGGATTTTTCGAGAAGGGCTTGTCAGAAATACTG CTTTCACGTCAAGTTGTCGAAAACATTAATCTTGCTGGTGGGAGTTTGTTGGGTGTTTCTCGTGGAGGGGCAGAAATTAGTGAGATTGTAGACAGCATTCAG GCTAGGGGAATTGATATGCTTTTTGTACTGGGTGGAAATGGCACACATGCAGGGGCTAATGCAATACACAATGAG TGCCGGAAGAGAAAACTGAAAGTGTCAGTTGTTTGTGTGCCAAAGACCATAGACAATGACATACAGCTAATGGACAAGACATTTGGTTTTGATACGGCCGTAGAAGCAGCTCAACGGGCAATCAATTCTGCATACATCGAG GCACAAAGTGCTTATCATGGCATTGGACTGGTCAAGCTGATGGGAAGAAGCAGTGGATTCATTGCCATGCATGCATCACTTGCTAGCGGTCAAACAGATGTCTGTTTGATCCCAGAG GTGCCTTTTACTTTAGAGGGACCAAGTGGGGTCTTACAACACCTCGAACATTTGATAAAAAGCAAAGGATTTGCTGTGGTTTGTGTTGCTGAAGGAGCAGGACAA GAGCTGCTGCAAAAGTCAAATGCAACAGATGCATCAGGAAATGTTGTTCTTAGTGACATTGGAGTTCACCTTCAACAGCAG ATCAAAAGACATTTCAAGGAAGTAGGAGTCCATGCTGATGTGAAATACATTGATCCGACCTATATGGTCCGAGCAGTCCGTGCCAATGCATCTGATGCTATCCTCTGCACCGTACTTGGACAAAATGCT GTTCATGGTGCCTTTGCTGGGTTTAGTGGCATTACAACCGGCATATGCAACACGCACTATGTCTACCTACCCATTCCCGAAGTCATTAGATCTCCTAGGCTGGTGAACCCCAATAGTCGGATGTGGCATCGTTGCTTGACATCTACTGGTCAACCTGACTTCCTTTAG
- the LOC109721679 gene encoding uncharacterized protein LOC109721679: MGDHVVLNVENLIKQGTDPSVEVGRGFPPAATSSSAISQNISNEEEEPLIQTVECRICQEEDHVKNLETPCACSGSLKYAHRACVQRWCNEKRDITCEICHEPYKPGYTAPPRADPDETTIDISGGWTITGTPLDLHDPRILAVAAAQRRFLEAEYDEYAATNASGAFCRSAALILMALLLLRHALTITNGDADDDDASTMFSLFLLRAAGFLLPFYIMAWAISILQRRRQRQEAAAIAAAEVAFILRSGRGRDLQVTIVPDSPATPQQEPHQ; this comes from the exons ATGGGAGACCATGTGGTATTGAATGTCGAAAATCTGATAAAGCAGGGGACTGATCCATCTGTTGAGGTTGGCAGGGGGTTTCCTCCTGCTGCCACTTCATCCTCTGCAATATCTCAGAATATTAGCAATGAGGAAGAAGAGCCGCTCATTCAGACGGTGGAGTGTCGCATTTGCCAGGAGGAAGACCACGTTAAGAACCTGGAGACACCGTGCGCTTGCAGCGGGAGTCTAAAG TATGCCCATAGGGCATGTGTACAGCGCTGGTGCAACGAGAAGAGAGATATAACATGTGAAATTTGCCATGAG CCATATAAGCCTGGGTACACTGCACCTCCCCGAGCTGACCCAGATGAGACCACCATTGACATCAG CGGAGGTTGGACTATTACAGGTACTCCTTTGGATTTGCATGATCCTAGGATACTTGCTGTGGCAGCTGCACAACGCCGCTTTCTCGAAGCCGAGTATGACGAATATGCTGCTACAAATGCCAGTGGTGCATTTTGCCGTTCTGCTGCTCTGATA tTGATGGCCCTTTTGCTATTGAGGCATGCTTTGACTATCACAAATGGCGAtgcagatgatgatgatgcctCTACTATGTTTTCA CTTTTCCTGCTAAGGGCTGCTGGATTTCTGTTACCATTCTACATAATGGCATGGGCCATAAGTATTTTGCAGCGTCGAAGGCAGAGACAG GAAGCTGCTGCTATAGCGGCAGCTGAAGTGGCATTCATACTTCGATCTGGGCGAGGTCGGGACCTCCAAGTTACTATAGTACCCGACTCCCCCGCGACTCCACAGCAAGAGCCTCATCAATAG
- the LOC109721838 gene encoding ribonuclease 1-like isoform X1 translates to MMIQSSIPLVLLALPVFAVLSSAQDFDFFYFVQQWPGSYCDTKQSCCYPTSGKPLADFGIHGLWPNNNDGSYPLNCDSHNPFKSSEIKELIGQMQKHWPTLACPSNDGLKFWGHEWNKHGTCSESVLDQHSYFETALRLQKETNLLEILRESGIRPGGFYRLDEIKEAIKEGLGFAPGIECNRDESGTNQLYQIFLCVDNSGKQIIECPVFPRSKCRDKVEFPVFPSITEEGQSSFE, encoded by the exons ATGATGATTCAATCCTCAATTCCGCTTGTTCTGTTAGCTCTTCCTGTTTTTGCAGTTCTATCCAGTGCTCAAGATTTTGATTTCTTCTACTTCGTTCAACAG TGGCCAGGTTCATATTGTGATACTAAGCAAAGTTGCTGCTATCCAACCAGCGGAAAGCCACTCGCTGATTTCGGAATCCATGGCCTGTGGCCCAACAATAATGATGGATCGTACCCATTGAACTGTGATAGCCATAATCCTTTCAAGTCATCGGAA ATTAAGGAGTTAATCGGTCAAATGCAAAAGCACTGGCCCACCCTAGCATGCCCAAGCAACGATGGCTTAAAATTCTGGGGACATGAATGGAACAAGCATGGAACTTGCTCTGAATCGGTTCTCGATCAGCATTCCTACTTTGAGACTGCTCTCAGGCTTCAAAAAGAGACTAATCTCCTTGAGATTCTGAGAGAATCTG GAATCAGACCAGGTGGCTTTTACAGGCTGGATGAAATCAAGGAAGCAATAAAGGAAGGTCTAGGATTTGCACCAGGCATAGAATGCAATAGGGATGAATCGGGTACCAACCAACTGTATCAGATTTTCCTATGTGTTGATAATTCAGGAAAGCAGATCATTGAATGCCCCGTGTTTCCAAGAAGCAAGTGCCGTGATAAGGTCGAGTTCCCAGTCTTCCCAAGTATCACAGAAGAGGGTCAAAGTTCTTTTGAATGA